One stretch of candidate division WOR-3 bacterium DNA includes these proteins:
- a CDS encoding DUF3108 domain-containing protein, whose translation MRQYQKFIFRVLIPLILSYISCQKSHPILSDLIAPNWQNGDKYYYEIYRNNQLIGYTQQILHFDMEDKKPTYVLELLSEIDWQETYLSDSTVVCFSRQDFAPIWSYRKLETDFDSRIVEVHYDESNIDIWTETMDGKDAKSLSVKGTYFDNEMVFWLMRCLQWEKGKRYSIKIINPFLLQVALGTVSYGGKAIIKTLSGTFDCDKINLTFDSEKYNLFIERTSSRRLIQIQEKHSNLTLVLVEKTPQSTKITSR comes from the coding sequence ATGCGACAGTATCAAAAGTTTATATTTAGAGTATTAATTCCATTGATTTTAAGTTATATTTCTTGTCAGAAATCACATCCGATATTGTCCGATTTAATTGCGCCTAATTGGCAGAACGGTGATAAGTATTATTATGAAATCTATCGCAACAATCAACTAATCGGATATACCCAACAGATATTACATTTTGATATGGAGGACAAAAAACCGACTTATGTTTTAGAACTATTAAGTGAAATCGATTGGCAGGAGACTTATTTAAGTGATTCGACGGTCGTATGTTTTTCTCGTCAAGACTTCGCGCCGATTTGGAGTTATCGGAAATTAGAAACCGATTTTGATTCTCGAATTGTCGAAGTTCATTATGATGAATCTAATATTGACATCTGGACCGAAACAATGGATGGCAAAGATGCCAAATCGTTATCCGTAAAAGGAACCTATTTTGATAACGAAATGGTTTTTTGGCTAATGCGATGTTTACAATGGGAAAAAGGCAAGCGCTATTCGATTAAAATCATTAATCCGTTTTTGCTCCAAGTTGCACTGGGCACCGTTAGTTATGGTGGTAAAGCAATAATCAAAACATTATCCGGTACTTTTGACTGTGATAAAATCAATTTAACTTTTGATTCAGAAAAATACAATTTATTTATTGAGCGGACCAGCAGTCGAAGACTTATCCAAATACAAGAGAAACATTCTAATCTTACACTGGTCTTAGTTGAAAAGACACCGCAGTCAACAAAAATTACCAGCCGATAA
- a CDS encoding HIT domain-containing protein — MKHIWAPWRMAYINSCQQDKRQKCVLCIKASSEKNDAAALILLRGKYSFVMMNRYPYNPGHLMIAPYRHSGKIESFSSKETSEMFYLLQQCVKVISKTLKPDGFNIGANLGRVAGAGIPNHFHMHLVPRWNGDTNFMPILTDTKIICQELERTYEILKKALTTTLNKINR; from the coding sequence ATGAAACATATTTGGGCGCCTTGGCGCATGGCATATATTAATAGTTGTCAGCAAGATAAAAGACAAAAGTGTGTGCTCTGTATTAAAGCGTCTTCGGAAAAGAATGATGCGGCCGCTTTAATTCTATTGCGGGGAAAATATTCTTTTGTGATGATGAACCGATATCCCTATAATCCAGGGCATCTAATGATTGCACCCTATCGACATTCAGGTAAAATTGAAAGTTTTAGTTCTAAAGAAACGAGCGAAATGTTTTATCTACTCCAGCAATGTGTTAAAGTTATTAGTAAGACGCTTAAGCCTGATGGTTTTAATATTGGTGCGAATCTGGGTAGAGTTGCGGGCGCGGGGATTCCGAACCATTTCCATATGCATCTTGTCCCGCGCTGGAATGGCGATACAAACTTTATGCCGATTTTAACTGATACCAAAATTATCTGTCAAGAATTGGAGCGAACTTACGAGATACTTAAAAAAGCCCTAACCACAACTTTGAATAAAATTAACAGATGA
- the acpS gene encoding holo-ACP synthase, which produces MAIFGIGIDLVEVRRIQKAIERFGMRFKNRIFTDTEQKFCEAQSQKYLSYAARFAAKEAFSKALGTGLRGIISWQDINIIDDEKTPPKLEIKGKAKDILNNKKTLLSITHTDEYAGAVVIIED; this is translated from the coding sequence ATGGCGATTTTCGGAATTGGTATTGATTTAGTAGAAGTGAGACGAATCCAAAAAGCCATCGAACGATTTGGCATGCGCTTTAAGAATAGAATTTTCACTGACACGGAACAGAAATTTTGCGAAGCACAGTCCCAAAAATATCTTTCTTATGCCGCACGATTTGCGGCTAAAGAAGCATTTTCTAAAGCCTTAGGCACAGGATTACGAGGTATAATATCTTGGCAGGATATTAATATTATTGACGATGAGAAAACTCCGCCTAAATTAGAGATAAAAGGTAAAGCCAAAGATATCTTAAATAATAAAAAGACCTTATTAAGTATTACTCATACTGATGAGTATGCCGGTGCAGTTGTAATTATCGAAGATTAA
- a CDS encoding TIGR02253 family HAD-type hydrolase, with product MSKKIKAIIFDLDNTLVDFMKLKEFAIDAAVEAMIDAGLQMKKEDARKRIFEIYQQKGIEYQQVFDDFLMQELGRLDNKILAAGIVAYRRAREGVLVSYPRVTITLLELLKRGLKLAVVSDAPRLQAWLRLCALNIHNYFDVVVTFEDTEKRKPAPEPFIKVLELLKLKPEDAIMVGDWAERDIVGAKLLGMKTVFARYGDTFGTKNSGADWDIDDIYELVKIIDQENKDS from the coding sequence ATGAGTAAAAAGATAAAAGCGATTATCTTTGATTTAGATAACACCTTAGTCGATTTTATGAAATTAAAGGAATTTGCGATAGACGCAGCAGTTGAAGCAATGATCGATGCCGGCTTACAGATGAAAAAAGAAGATGCCCGCAAAAGAATCTTTGAAATTTATCAACAAAAAGGCATTGAGTATCAACAGGTATTTGACGACTTCTTAATGCAAGAACTGGGAAGGCTTGATAATAAGATACTTGCGGCTGGTATTGTCGCATATCGTCGGGCACGCGAAGGCGTTTTAGTTTCTTATCCGCGGGTGACCATTACTTTATTAGAATTATTAAAACGGGGATTAAAATTAGCAGTTGTTTCCGATGCGCCACGACTTCAAGCCTGGTTAAGATTATGTGCCTTAAATATTCATAATTATTTTGATGTGGTGGTAACTTTTGAAGATACTGAGAAACGCAAACCCGCACCAGAGCCGTTTATCAAGGTTTTGGAATTATTAAAACTAAAACCTGAAGATGCGATTATGGTGGGAGATTGGGCAGAGCGCGATATTGTTGGTGCCAAACTTTTAGGAATGAAGACGGTCTTTGCACGATATGGCGACACTTTCGGCACCAAAAACTCAGGCGCAGATTGGGATATTGATGACATCTACGAGTTAGTCAAAATAATTGACCAAGAAAATAAAGATAGTTAA
- a CDS encoding endonuclease Q family protein, which translates to MEFIADFHIHSKYSRATSSDMVIPQIAEAAELKGIKLIGTSDFTHPVWLNSLRQELLPVDEGIFRYGKTYFILTTEVSNIYSKGGRLRRIHNLIFASSFEDVDKINQFLGKFGSLSSDGRPIISLDTKVMLERIKEIAPDAFIVPSHIWTPWFSLFGSNSGFDSIEECFDELTSEIFALETGLSSDPKMNWTCSKLDRYSLISNSDAHSPSRIGREANVFNCKLSYYEIKEVLKTKDKNRFLFTIEFFPEEGKYHYDGHRNCNVCLSPQEALANDNLCPVCGKKLTIGVAHRVLLLSDRPEGFVPESAIPYKSLIPLEEIIAEAMNVGRDTNAVKNQYLKLVNALSGEFNVLLNAPISEIVTHSDERIAYAIAQMRKGEVFCKPGYDGVFGKISVFSQETTTPPMELPTDKESQMRLF; encoded by the coding sequence ATGGAATTTATTGCTGATTTTCATATTCATTCGAAATATTCTCGGGCAACAAGTAGTGATATGGTAATTCCACAAATTGCTGAAGCCGCTGAATTAAAAGGTATTAAGTTGATTGGCACCAGCGATTTTACTCATCCCGTATGGCTCAATAGTTTAAGACAAGAACTGCTTCCAGTTGATGAAGGAATTTTTCGATATGGCAAGACATATTTTATTCTCACGACTGAAGTGAGTAATATCTATTCTAAAGGTGGCAGATTGCGTCGGATTCATAATCTTATCTTTGCATCCAGTTTTGAAGATGTTGATAAAATTAATCAGTTTTTAGGAAAATTTGGTAGTTTAAGTTCGGATGGCAGACCAATTATTAGCCTTGACACTAAGGTTATGTTAGAACGGATAAAGGAGATTGCGCCTGATGCCTTTATCGTGCCGTCTCATATTTGGACGCCGTGGTTTTCTCTTTTCGGTTCTAATTCCGGTTTTGACTCGATTGAGGAATGTTTTGATGAACTGACCTCAGAAATATTTGCCTTAGAAACCGGTCTCTCTTCAGACCCCAAAATGAACTGGACCTGTTCAAAACTTGACCGCTACTCTTTAATATCTAATTCTGATGCCCATTCACCTTCGCGCATTGGTCGCGAAGCCAATGTCTTTAATTGTAAACTCTCCTATTATGAAATCAAGGAAGTATTAAAGACTAAAGATAAAAACCGGTTTTTATTTACGATTGAATTCTTTCCTGAGGAAGGTAAGTATCATTATGACGGACATCGGAATTGTAATGTTTGTTTAAGTCCACAAGAAGCGTTGGCTAACGATAATTTATGTCCGGTTTGTGGCAAGAAATTAACGATTGGCGTTGCTCATCGGGTTTTACTTTTATCGGACCGACCTGAAGGTTTTGTGCCGGAGTCAGCAATTCCTTATAAAAGTTTAATTCCCTTAGAAGAGATTATTGCCGAAGCAATGAATGTAGGCAGAGATACGAATGCAGTTAAAAACCAGTATCTAAAGTTAGTAAACGCATTATCCGGCGAATTCAATGTTTTACTCAATGCTCCGATTTCCGAAATTGTAACGCATTCTGATGAACGGATTGCATATGCCATCGCGCAGATGCGTAAAGGCGAAGTCTTTTGTAAACCTGGTTATGACGGTGTCTTTGGCAAAATTAGTGTGTTTAGCCAAGAAACAACGACACCACCGATGGAATTGCCAACCGATAAAGAGAGTCAGATGAGATTATTTTAG